A DNA window from Maribellus comscasis contains the following coding sequences:
- the argC gene encoding N-acetyl-gamma-glutamyl-phosphate reductase, with product MIKVGIIGGAGYTAGELLRILLNHPQAEVTFVQSSSNAGNLISDVHVDLLGETDIEFTEELPFSKVDVIFLCMGHGKSKEFMETNQLPDSLKVIDLSHDFRLKRKGNDFVYGLPELNREEIKVAKNIANPGCFATGIQLALLPLAAEGLLKNGVHIQAITGSTGAGQKPTETSHFSWRNNNLSAYKIMEHQHEGEILQSLKQLQPSFANDFNFVPIRGNHTRGIFVAAYTRFDGSEEEAKKIYQDFYNEHPFVFVSHENPGMKQVVNTNKGVIYLEKHNNKLVIISLTDNLIKGASGQAVQNMNLMFGLDERTGLNLKPVAF from the coding sequence ATGATTAAAGTTGGAATTATTGGAGGAGCCGGTTACACTGCCGGAGAGTTGTTGCGAATTTTACTAAATCATCCTCAGGCAGAAGTTACATTTGTTCAGAGTTCCAGTAACGCCGGAAATTTGATTTCTGATGTGCATGTTGATTTATTAGGTGAAACGGATATTGAATTTACGGAAGAATTGCCTTTTTCAAAGGTCGATGTGATTTTTCTTTGTATGGGGCACGGCAAATCAAAAGAATTTATGGAAACAAATCAACTTCCGGATTCTTTAAAAGTTATTGATTTAAGCCATGATTTCAGATTAAAAAGAAAAGGTAATGATTTTGTTTACGGTTTGCCGGAACTCAACAGGGAAGAAATAAAAGTTGCAAAAAATATAGCAAATCCGGGATGTTTTGCCACCGGAATTCAGTTGGCATTGTTACCGCTTGCCGCTGAAGGTTTGTTGAAGAATGGAGTGCACATTCAGGCCATTACCGGTTCAACAGGTGCAGGCCAAAAACCAACAGAAACATCGCATTTTAGTTGGCGAAATAACAATCTTTCTGCATATAAAATTATGGAGCATCAGCACGAAGGCGAGATTTTACAAAGTTTAAAACAATTGCAGCCTTCATTTGCCAATGATTTTAATTTTGTTCCGATTCGGGGAAATCACACCCGTGGGATTTTTGTTGCCGCCTATACCCGGTTTGATGGCTCGGAGGAAGAAGCAAAAAAAATATATCAGGACTTTTACAACGAACATCCGTTTGTATTTGTAAGCCATGAAAATCCCGGAATGAAACAGGTGGTTAACACCAACAAGGGAGTTATCTATTTGGAAAAACATAATAATAAATTGGTAATAATTAGTTTAACCGACAACCTGATAAAAGGAGCTTCCGGTCAGGCAGTTCAGAATATGAATTTGATGTTTGGACTGGATGAAAGAACAGGATTGAATTTAAAACCCGTTGCATTTTAG
- a CDS encoding aspartate aminotransferase family protein, translated as MNLFDVYPLFNITPVKAEGCYVWDSEGKKYLDLYGGHAVISIGHSHPHYVEKISSQLSQIGFYSNSVQNPLQKELAEKLGEASGYPDYQLFLCNSGAEANENAIKLASFVTGKKKFISFKKGFHGRTSAAVALTDNPKIVAPVNETENAIILPFNDIQAVKTELEKGGVAAVLVEGIQGIGGIHVPGKHFLEELGQLSKKYEFLLILDEIQSGYGRSGKFFAHQYFDVHPDIITTAKGMGNGFPIGGVMIHPDIKPWYGMLGTTFGGNHLACAAAIAVLDVMKSEELVRNAMEVGEYLIDSLSQWDFGFEIRGKGLMIGLEFKQAIKEIRSKLLFEKGMFTGVSGQNIIRLLPPLSLSVSEANDFLNAFKKVLTDTSVSMVEK; from the coding sequence ATGAATTTATTTGATGTATATCCGCTTTTTAATATTACCCCGGTAAAAGCAGAAGGATGCTATGTCTGGGATTCTGAAGGGAAAAAATATCTCGATTTGTATGGCGGTCATGCTGTAATTTCAATCGGACACAGTCATCCGCATTATGTTGAAAAAATTTCCAGCCAGCTTTCACAAATTGGTTTTTATTCCAACTCTGTTCAAAATCCTTTACAAAAGGAGTTGGCTGAAAAACTGGGAGAAGCCTCAGGATACCCTGATTATCAGCTTTTCCTTTGTAATTCAGGTGCAGAAGCCAATGAAAATGCAATAAAACTGGCTTCGTTTGTTACAGGCAAAAAGAAATTTATCAGCTTTAAAAAAGGATTTCACGGGCGTACTTCCGCCGCAGTTGCATTAACCGACAATCCAAAAATTGTGGCTCCTGTAAATGAAACTGAAAATGCGATTATACTTCCGTTTAACGACATTCAGGCTGTAAAAACAGAACTGGAAAAAGGGGGAGTTGCCGCCGTTTTAGTGGAAGGAATACAGGGCATTGGTGGAATTCATGTACCCGGAAAACATTTTTTGGAAGAGCTGGGGCAACTATCAAAGAAATATGAGTTTCTGCTTATTCTGGATGAAATTCAGTCGGGCTACGGACGAAGCGGTAAGTTTTTTGCCCATCAGTATTTTGATGTTCACCCCGATATTATTACCACAGCCAAAGGAATGGGAAATGGCTTCCCGATTGGTGGAGTGATGATTCATCCTGATATTAAGCCCTGGTATGGAATGCTTGGAACTACATTTGGGGGAAATCATCTGGCTTGTGCTGCTGCCATTGCCGTATTGGATGTAATGAAGTCAGAAGAGCTTGTCCGGAATGCTATGGAAGTTGGAGAGTATTTGATAGACAGTCTTTCTCAATGGGATTTTGGGTTTGAAATCAGAGGGAAAGGTTTGATGATAGGTCTGGAATTCAAACAGGCAATAAAAGAAATCAGAAGCAAACTATTGTTTGAAAAAGGAATGTTTACCGGAGTTTCCGGTCAGAATATAATAAGGTTGTTGCCGCCTTTAAGTTTAAGTGTTTCAGAAGCAAATGATTTTTTAAACGCTTTTAAAAAGGTATTGACTGACACTTCTGTGTCGATGGTTGAAAAATAG
- the proC gene encoding pyrroline-5-carboxylate reductase, with the protein MENKKIGIIGTGNMGGAIAVGLVKSGFISASDIFVFDPKEKNLNEMREMGVTACKNNKEVVQNAGVFIVAVKPYHIEGVVNEIKPALTSDKIFISIVAGVGIEELTKMAGENISIFRVMPNTAIALQESLTCISTNGNKTEDKDFVIELFDKLGKTVEIPEELMAAATVLSSCGIAYALRYIRAAMQGGIEIGFGADMAQFITAQTVKGATELILQTGHHPEREIDKVTTPRGVTITGLNEMEHKGFSSSLIQGVLASYKKIDNSGK; encoded by the coding sequence ATGGAAAATAAAAAAATAGGAATTATAGGTACCGGTAATATGGGTGGAGCAATTGCTGTTGGGCTCGTTAAATCAGGCTTTATCAGCGCTTCGGATATTTTTGTTTTCGATCCAAAAGAAAAAAATCTCAATGAAATGAGGGAGATGGGGGTTACTGCATGCAAAAATAACAAAGAGGTGGTTCAAAATGCCGGAGTATTTATTGTTGCTGTAAAACCGTATCATATAGAAGGTGTGGTTAATGAGATAAAACCAGCGCTGACTTCAGATAAAATTTTTATTTCAATCGTAGCCGGAGTTGGTATTGAAGAGCTTACAAAAATGGCCGGTGAAAATATTTCTATTTTCCGTGTAATGCCTAACACTGCAATTGCGTTACAGGAGTCGCTGACCTGTATTTCGACCAATGGAAACAAAACTGAAGACAAAGATTTTGTGATAGAGTTGTTTGATAAGTTAGGCAAAACCGTTGAAATACCAGAGGAATTGATGGCAGCAGCTACCGTGCTTTCATCCTGTGGAATAGCATATGCCTTACGGTATATCAGGGCGGCAATGCAGGGCGGAATTGAAATTGGTTTTGGTGCCGATATGGCGCAGTTTATAACTGCACAAACAGTAAAGGGCGCAACAGAATTGATACTGCAAACGGGGCATCATCCGGAACGCGAAATCGATAAGGTAACCACTCCAAGAGGAGTCACCATAACCGGTCTAAACGAAATGGAACATAAAGGATTCAGTTCCTCATTAATTCAGGGGGTTCTTGCATCTTATAAAAAAATTGATAATTCAGGGAAGTAG
- the proB gene encoding glutamate 5-kinase, translating to MQFRYKKITVKIGSNVLAKADGTLNVARIAHLVDQIAFLQKSGVEVVLVSSGAVAAGRAVLEPVKRTDAVSQRQLWAALGQVKLISRYSDFFSEHGLVCAQVLTTKENFSDRGHYLNMKNCITTLLENKVIPIVNENDTISVTELMFTDNDELSGLIASMVNSEALVILSNVNGVYNTHPQNENAELIHQIDREEVDLKGSAVERQSTFGRGGMLTKLRIAQKVAGDGIGVHVANGTTENVLIDLLDKDKEFEHTYFVPNKKSSSGVKKWIGYSDDFAKGQVVINQGAIKALNSEKAVSLLPVGVVKTISDFKKGDLIKIVDETGAVVGVGKAQYGSDKMKQEMDSEKQKPLVHYDYLYMENKK from the coding sequence ATGCAGTTTCGTTACAAAAAAATAACGGTTAAAATAGGTAGTAATGTCCTGGCGAAAGCTGACGGAACATTAAATGTGGCGCGTATTGCACATTTGGTAGATCAGATTGCCTTTCTTCAAAAAAGTGGGGTAGAAGTGGTGTTGGTTTCGTCGGGGGCAGTTGCTGCGGGAAGAGCAGTGCTGGAACCTGTAAAAAGAACGGATGCCGTATCGCAACGTCAATTGTGGGCTGCTTTGGGACAGGTGAAGCTCATAAGTCGTTATTCTGATTTTTTTAGCGAACATGGTTTGGTGTGTGCTCAGGTTTTAACAACCAAGGAAAATTTTTCCGACCGCGGGCATTATCTCAATATGAAAAACTGTATCACTACATTGTTGGAAAATAAGGTGATTCCGATAGTAAATGAAAATGATACCATATCAGTTACCGAATTGATGTTTACAGACAATGATGAACTCTCGGGCTTAATTGCATCAATGGTAAACTCGGAAGCTCTGGTTATTCTTTCCAATGTGAACGGAGTTTATAATACGCATCCACAAAATGAAAATGCTGAATTAATTCATCAGATTGACCGGGAGGAGGTGGATTTGAAAGGAAGTGCTGTGGAGCGACAATCAACCTTTGGCCGCGGAGGAATGCTTACAAAACTTCGTATCGCCCAAAAGGTTGCAGGCGATGGAATCGGGGTTCATGTAGCTAACGGAACCACTGAAAATGTGTTGATTGACCTGCTTGACAAAGACAAGGAATTTGAACATACCTATTTTGTACCAAATAAAAAATCATCGAGTGGAGTAAAAAAATGGATTGGATATTCCGATGATTTTGCTAAAGGACAGGTGGTTATCAACCAGGGAGCAATAAAAGCACTGAATTCGGAAAAGGCAGTTAGCTTGTTGCCGGTAGGTGTAGTTAAAACGATAAGTGATTTTAAAAAAGGAGATTTAATAAAAATCGTTGATGAGACCGGAGCTGTTGTTGGAGTAGGTAAGGCACAGTACGGTTCCGATAAAATGAAACAGGAAATGGATTCTGAAAAACAGAAACCATTGGTTCATTACGATTATTTATATATGGAAAATAAAAAATAG
- a CDS encoding glutamate-5-semialdehyde dehydrogenase: protein MKIEKQLQQVLQASRKLNLVENETISRVLLKLADEAERQTDFILSENKKDLERMDPQDSKYDRLKLTVDRIKGIASDMRNVAGLESPVGKILKKTMRPNGLKISKVTVPFGVIGIIYEARPNVTFDVFALCLKSGNACVLKGGSDAIYSNQAIVSIIQDVLIKSDIDENTVALLPAGREETNEMLKAHGYIDLIIPRGSQGLINYVRENATIPVIETGAGICHTYFDEFGDAEKGTEIIFNAKTRRPSVCNALDCLVIHESRLADLPDFGKKLSESSVVIYADEKSYEVLKDTYPRELLFPATEESFGTEFLSLKMSVKTVASFEEAVGQINKKSSKHSEAIITENGERIENFRKMIDASSVYSNVSTAFTDGAQFGLGAEIGISTQKLHARGPMALEELTSYKWIIEGEGQVRPE, encoded by the coding sequence ATGAAGATAGAAAAACAACTTCAGCAGGTTTTACAAGCTTCACGAAAATTAAACCTTGTGGAGAATGAAACGATCAGTCGTGTTTTGCTGAAATTGGCAGATGAGGCGGAGAGACAAACCGATTTTATTCTTTCTGAAAATAAGAAGGATTTGGAGAGGATGGATCCGCAAGATTCAAAATACGACAGGCTGAAGTTAACCGTGGATAGAATAAAGGGAATTGCTTCTGATATGCGGAATGTAGCCGGTTTGGAAAGTCCTGTGGGGAAAATTTTAAAGAAAACCATGCGCCCTAATGGGTTAAAAATCAGTAAGGTTACTGTCCCGTTTGGTGTAATCGGAATTATTTACGAAGCGAGGCCTAATGTTACGTTTGATGTGTTTGCACTTTGTCTGAAGTCGGGAAATGCCTGTGTTTTGAAAGGTGGCAGCGATGCCATTTATTCCAACCAGGCCATTGTGTCCATTATTCAGGATGTTTTAATAAAATCGGATATTGATGAGAACACTGTCGCATTGCTTCCTGCAGGTCGGGAAGAAACAAACGAAATGCTGAAGGCACATGGTTATATTGATTTAATTATTCCACGTGGCAGTCAGGGCTTGATAAATTATGTGCGCGAAAATGCTACCATTCCGGTAATTGAAACCGGTGCCGGCATTTGTCACACTTATTTTGATGAGTTTGGCGACGCAGAAAAAGGAACTGAGATTATTTTCAATGCAAAAACGCGTCGCCCCTCGGTTTGTAACGCACTCGACTGTCTTGTGATTCATGAAAGTCGTTTGGCTGACCTGCCTGATTTTGGTAAAAAACTTTCAGAAAGCAGCGTTGTAATTTATGCTGATGAAAAATCATATGAAGTTCTAAAAGACACTTATCCCCGGGAATTACTTTTCCCGGCAACAGAAGAATCTTTCGGTACTGAGTTTCTGTCTCTGAAAATGTCAGTAAAAACAGTTGCCTCTTTTGAGGAAGCCGTTGGTCAGATTAACAAAAAATCGTCGAAACACAGCGAGGCAATTATAACCGAAAATGGCGAACGAATTGAAAACTTTAGAAAAATGATTGATGCTTCGTCTGTTTATTCGAATGTTTCCACTGCTTTTACCGATGGTGCCCAGTTTGGTCTGGGAGCAGAAATAGGAATCAGTACCCAAAAATTACATGCCCGGGGGCCAATGGCTTTGGAGGAATTAACCAGCTACAAATGGATTATTGAAGGCGAAGGGCAGGTAAGGCCAGAATAG
- a CDS encoding N-acetylornithine carbamoyltransferase — MKNFISVKDIPSLQYALDVAFDVKENPFAYQHLGKNKTMVLIFFNSSLRTRLSTQKAAMNMGMNTMVLNVNEDGWQLESDLGVVMDGDKPEHLLEAIPVIGQYCDVIGVRSFARFQNKEDDYSEKIISQFVEYAGVPVVSMEGATRHPLQSYADLVTIEEFKQKERPKVVLTWAPHPRALPQAVANSFVEWMRETDYELVVTHPEGYELAPDFIGNVKVEYNQKKAFEEADFIYAKNWASYSSYGQILSKDLSWTVNEEKMALTNNAKFMHCLPVRRNVVVTDGVIDSKNSIVVPQAANREVTAQAVLKMILEEL; from the coding sequence ATGAAAAATTTTATATCAGTAAAAGATATTCCAAGCCTGCAATATGCTCTTGATGTTGCATTCGATGTAAAGGAGAACCCTTTTGCATACCAACATCTTGGGAAAAATAAAACGATGGTTCTGATTTTTTTTAACTCCAGTTTACGTACCCGGTTGAGCACGCAAAAAGCTGCTATGAACATGGGAATGAATACTATGGTTTTAAATGTAAATGAAGACGGATGGCAATTGGAATCGGATTTGGGTGTGGTAATGGATGGAGATAAGCCGGAACATTTGCTGGAAGCGATTCCTGTGATTGGTCAGTATTGCGATGTAATAGGAGTACGTTCGTTTGCCCGGTTTCAAAATAAAGAGGACGACTATTCAGAAAAGATAATTAGCCAGTTTGTTGAATATGCCGGAGTGCCGGTGGTAAGTATGGAAGGCGCGACCCGGCATCCGCTGCAAAGTTATGCCGATTTGGTGACCATCGAGGAGTTCAAACAAAAAGAACGTCCAAAAGTTGTCCTGACATGGGCACCGCATCCTCGCGCTTTGCCGCAGGCTGTGGCTAATTCGTTTGTGGAATGGATGCGCGAAACAGATTACGAACTTGTGGTTACACATCCGGAAGGTTATGAGCTGGCTCCCGATTTTATCGGAAACGTAAAGGTGGAATACAACCAAAAAAAGGCATTTGAAGAAGCTGATTTTATTTATGCAAAAAATTGGGCTTCCTACTCAAGCTACGGACAAATTCTTTCAAAAGATCTTAGCTGGACAGTGAACGAAGAAAAAATGGCACTGACAAACAATGCTAAATTTATGCACTGTCTTCCTGTACGGCGAAATGTGGTTGTAACTGATGGTGTTATAGACAGTAAAAATTCTATCGTGGTTCCGCAGGCTGCTAATCGCGAAGTGACGGCACAGGCAGTTTTAAAAATGATTTTGGAAGAATTGTAA
- the hisA gene encoding 1-(5-phosphoribosyl)-5-[(5-phosphoribosylamino)methylideneamino]imidazole-4-carboxamide isomerase yields the protein MRKKIEIIPAIDIIEGKCVRLSQGDYSRKKVYNENPLEVAKMFENAGIRRIHLVDLDGAKAKHIVNYKVLETIATKTELVIDFGGGLKSDNDLKIAFNSGAAMVTGGSIAVKEKETFLLWLENYGKEKIILGADAKDGKIAVSGWLEATELSVIDFIEGFSKKGVEKVISTDISRDGMLSGPSFDLYHEIMNLLPDVEIIASGGIATMDDILKLDEMGVPGVITGKAIYENKISLKEIENFISS from the coding sequence ATGAGGAAAAAGATAGAAATAATTCCTGCGATTGATATTATCGAAGGGAAATGTGTTCGGCTTTCGCAGGGAGATTACAGTCGGAAAAAAGTATACAATGAAAATCCGCTGGAAGTTGCCAAAATGTTTGAAAATGCCGGGATTCGTCGTATTCACCTGGTCGATTTGGATGGTGCCAAAGCAAAACATATTGTAAACTACAAAGTGCTCGAAACCATTGCAACAAAAACAGAGCTTGTAATTGATTTTGGAGGTGGGTTAAAATCTGATAACGATTTAAAAATCGCTTTTAATTCAGGGGCGGCAATGGTTACCGGAGGAAGTATTGCGGTGAAGGAAAAGGAGACTTTTTTACTGTGGCTTGAAAATTATGGCAAAGAAAAAATTATACTGGGCGCCGATGCAAAGGATGGAAAAATAGCTGTAAGTGGCTGGCTGGAGGCAACTGAACTTTCTGTAATTGATTTTATTGAAGGTTTTAGTAAAAAGGGGGTTGAAAAAGTAATTTCAACCGATATCAGTCGCGACGGAATGCTTTCCGGCCCTTCGTTTGATTTGTATCATGAAATTATGAACTTGCTTCCGGATGTGGAAATAATTGCCAGTGGTGGAATTGCAACAATGGATGACATATTAAAATTAGATGAAATGGGTGTGCCGGGTGTAATTACCGGGAAGGCAATTTATGAGAATAAAATATCTTTGAAAGAAATTGAAAATTTTATAAGCTCATAA
- the hisF gene encoding imidazole glycerol phosphate synthase subunit HisF — protein MLAKRIIPCLDIRNGQTVKGINFVNIQEVGDPVELGAKYAADGADELVFLDITATHEGRKTFVELVKRIAAHLNIPFTVGGGISELSDAEKLLSAGADKISINSSAVRNPKLIDDLALNFGSQFVVVAIDARGDEKNHWTVTVNGGRIPTEKELFSWAKEAEDRGAGEILFTSMNHDGTKNGFANEQLAQMADSLKIPIIASGGAGAKEHFTDVFTNGKADAGLAASIFHYNEIPIPELKSYLKENGIIVR, from the coding sequence ATGCTTGCAAAACGAATCATACCATGTTTAGATATCCGTAACGGACAAACAGTTAAAGGGATAAATTTTGTAAATATTCAGGAAGTAGGCGACCCGGTTGAGTTGGGTGCAAAATATGCAGCCGACGGTGCCGATGAACTGGTTTTTCTGGATATTACTGCAACCCACGAAGGGCGTAAAACTTTTGTGGAACTGGTGAAGCGTATTGCTGCACATCTGAATATTCCGTTTACAGTTGGAGGTGGAATTAGTGAACTAAGTGATGCGGAGAAACTGCTGAGTGCAGGTGCTGATAAGATTTCGATTAATTCTTCCGCAGTTCGAAATCCAAAATTGATTGATGATTTGGCTTTGAATTTTGGAAGTCAGTTTGTTGTGGTTGCTATCGATGCACGTGGTGATGAAAAGAATCATTGGACAGTAACTGTAAATGGAGGAAGAATTCCGACAGAAAAGGAACTTTTCTCGTGGGCAAAAGAAGCCGAAGATCGTGGCGCTGGTGAGATACTCTTTACATCGATGAATCACGATGGTACAAAAAACGGTTTCGCCAATGAACAGCTGGCTCAAATGGCTGACTCTTTGAAAATTCCAATTATTGCTTCAGGAGGAGCAGGAGCAAAAGAACATTTTACAGATGTTTTTACCAATGGAAAAGCCGATGCAGGACTAGCTGCCAGCATATTTCATTACAATGAGATTCCTATTCCCGAGTTAAAAAGTTATCTAAAAGAAAACGGGATCATAGTTCGATAA
- the hisIE gene encoding bifunctional phosphoribosyl-AMP cyclohydrolase/phosphoribosyl-ATP diphosphatase HisIE has translation MNELKNIDQVNFSKLDGLVPAVVQDNQSMKVLMVGFMNREALEKTQELGKVTFFSRTKNRLWTKGEESGNFLNVVSILIDCDDDTLLIKANPVGPVCHTGNDTCFYEMNPKADVQFLSYLQDFIDKRKEEMPEGSYTTSLFTKGTRKITQKVGEEAVETIIGAMANDDENFLYEAGDLLYHLIVLLSHKGYRIEDIVKELKSRHS, from the coding sequence ATGAACGAATTAAAGAATATCGACCAGGTAAATTTTTCCAAACTCGACGGATTGGTCCCGGCAGTAGTTCAGGACAATCAATCGATGAAAGTTTTAATGGTTGGTTTTATGAACAGGGAAGCTTTGGAGAAAACGCAGGAATTGGGTAAGGTTACTTTTTTTAGCCGGACTAAAAACCGGTTGTGGACCAAAGGAGAAGAATCGGGCAATTTTTTAAATGTGGTTTCCATACTGATCGATTGCGATGACGATACCCTACTGATAAAAGCAAATCCGGTGGGGCCTGTTTGCCACACAGGAAACGATACCTGCTTTTATGAAATGAATCCAAAAGCAGATGTGCAGTTTTTGAGTTATCTGCAGGATTTTATTGACAAGAGAAAAGAGGAAATGCCGGAAGGTTCGTATACCACTTCGCTTTTTACGAAAGGAACAAGAAAAATCACACAAAAGGTGGGAGAGGAAGCCGTGGAAACCATCATCGGAGCAATGGCAAATGATGATGAGAACTTTCTTTATGAAGCAGGAGATTTACTGTACCACCTGATAGTTTTATTATCTCACAAAGGATATCGGATTGAAGATATTGTAAAGGAATTAAAAAGCCGTCACTCCTGA
- a CDS encoding DUF4494 domain-containing protein, translated as MMQTWFECKVKYVKISESGKERNVTENFLLDAVSFTDAETRMIRQMQEMVRGEFTVTDIKKSKIAEVFPFENGEWWFKATINLVTVDEEAGKEKKLRTYYLVMADDIKEALQRLEESLSYLVIPYVVSSITVSTIIDVFPYQPSESAVPEGYVPLEKEENPENNDE; from the coding sequence ATGATGCAGACCTGGTTTGAATGTAAAGTAAAATATGTAAAAATTTCAGAAAGCGGAAAAGAAAGAAATGTAACTGAAAATTTTCTTCTCGATGCAGTATCATTTACCGATGCAGAAACCAGAATGATTCGTCAGATGCAGGAAATGGTGCGGGGCGAATTTACTGTTACCGACATAAAAAAATCAAAAATAGCAGAAGTATTTCCTTTTGAAAACGGAGAATGGTGGTTCAAAGCAACAATTAACCTGGTTACTGTTGATGAAGAAGCAGGAAAAGAAAAGAAACTACGCACTTATTATCTGGTAATGGCCGACGATATAAAGGAAGCGCTGCAACGGCTTGAGGAAAGCTTGTCTTACCTTGTTATTCCTTATGTTGTTTCTTCAATTACAGTCAGTACAATTATTGATGTTTTTCCATATCAACCATCCGAGTCAGCTGTACCCGAAGGATATGTCCCTCTGGAAAAAGAAGAGAATCCTGAAAACAATGATGAATAA
- a CDS encoding ammonium transporter: MEETLQGLQIGIDNMWLLIAGFMVMFMQPGFAMVEAGFTRQKNTANILMKNLMDFSIGSLLYWIIGFTLMYGDSIGGFIGTPDLFFMSDGFGDNYSDYADIFFQTVFAATAATIVSGAMAERTEFKAYLIFSIVITVIIYPTSGHWTWGGGWLSQLGFHDFAGSSIVHSVGAWVGLAGASIIGPRIGKYDKDGKAKAIPGHNLAMGALGVFILWFGWFGFNPGSQLAAAGTDNAVAIGHIAMTTNLAAAAGAVTAMLVAWVRYKRPTLSIALNGALAGLVAITAGCDAVNPVGAVLIGIMAGFVLPFAVEFFDKILKVDDPVGAISVHGVGGALGTLAVGLFSTSEGLFYGHGAKLLGVQAIGVLAFFVWAFGTGLILFFILKKANVLRVSRRIEEEGLDVYEHGESAYN; the protein is encoded by the coding sequence ATGGAAGAAACTTTACAAGGCCTGCAAATAGGTATTGACAATATGTGGTTATTGATTGCCGGATTTATGGTAATGTTCATGCAACCCGGTTTTGCAATGGTGGAAGCAGGTTTCACACGCCAAAAAAACACCGCAAACATTTTAATGAAAAACCTGATGGACTTTTCTATAGGTTCATTATTATACTGGATTATTGGATTTACATTGATGTATGGAGACTCAATAGGAGGATTTATCGGAACACCTGACTTGTTTTTTATGAGCGATGGTTTTGGTGACAATTATTCAGATTATGCCGATATCTTTTTCCAAACTGTATTTGCTGCAACCGCTGCAACTATTGTGTCGGGAGCAATGGCAGAGCGTACTGAATTTAAAGCATATCTGATTTTCAGTATTGTTATTACTGTAATTATTTACCCAACATCAGGACACTGGACCTGGGGCGGTGGCTGGTTAAGCCAACTTGGTTTCCACGATTTCGCTGGTTCATCTATTGTTCACTCTGTTGGTGCATGGGTCGGTTTAGCTGGTGCGTCAATTATTGGCCCTCGTATTGGCAAATACGATAAAGACGGAAAAGCAAAAGCAATTCCGGGACACAACCTTGCAATGGGTGCTTTAGGTGTATTTATCCTTTGGTTTGGCTGGTTTGGATTTAACCCGGGATCTCAGCTTGCTGCTGCCGGGACCGATAATGCTGTTGCAATTGGTCATATTGCAATGACAACAAACCTTGCTGCCGCAGCCGGAGCTGTAACTGCGATGTTAGTAGCATGGGTTCGTTACAAACGTCCGACTCTGTCAATCGCATTAAACGGCGCTCTCGCTGGTTTGGTTGCCATTACCGCAGGTTGTGATGCTGTAAATCCGGTTGGAGCTGTATTAATTGGAATTATGGCTGGATTTGTTTTGCCATTTGCAGTTGAATTCTTCGACAAAATATTAAAAGTTGACGACCCGGTTGGTGCAATCTCGGTTCACGGAGTAGGTGGAGCACTCGGAACACTGGCTGTTGGTTTATTCTCAACTTCCGAAGGTTTATTCTACGGTCATGGAGCAAAATTATTAGGTGTTCAGGCTATCGGTGTTCTTGCATTCTTTGTATGGGCATTTGGAACAGGTCTGATACTATTCTTTATATTGAAGAAAGCAAACGTATTGCGCGTATCCAGGCGCATTGAAGAAGAAGGCCTCGATGTTTATGAACATGGAGAAAGTGCCTATAACTAA
- a CDS encoding P-II family nitrogen regulator, translated as MKKIETIIRKSKFEEVKDALQEAGIEFFSFWDVRGVGQAREGRVYRGIVYDTSTIERTKLEIIVRDKNVQKTVNAILNSARTGQIGDGKIFIVPIEESYRIRTGEQGDESLYIKGKEE; from the coding sequence ATGAAAAAAATTGAAACCATAATAAGAAAATCAAAATTCGAAGAGGTAAAAGACGCCTTGCAGGAAGCAGGTATTGAATTCTTTTCCTTCTGGGATGTAAGGGGCGTTGGCCAGGCCAGGGAAGGCCGCGTTTACCGTGGAATTGTATATGACACAAGTACTATCGAACGTACCAAGCTGGAAATCATTGTTCGCGATAAGAATGTACAAAAAACTGTTAATGCTATTCTGAACTCAGCAAGAACAGGCCAGATTGGTGACGGTAAAATATTTATTGTTCCGATTGAAGAATCGTACCGGATTAGAACCGGGGAGCAAGGAGACGAGTCGCTTTACATTAAAGGAAAAGAAGAATAA